Genomic segment of Pseudomonadota bacterium:
ATGCGCTGGTCAACAACGCCGGCGTATCGCCGAAGACTGACTTCAAGGAGCGTCTGGGCACGCTTAACGGCAGCATGGATCACTGGCGCAACGTCTTCGACCTTAACTTCTTTGCGCCTCTGGTTCTGGCGCGCGGCCTCGCCGCGCCGCTCCACCGGGGCAAGGGCGCCATCGTTAACGTGACGTCGATCGTCGGACACCGCGTGCATCCGTTTGCCGGCAGCGCCTATGCCTGTTCGAAAGCGGCTTTGTCGGCGCTGACCCGCGAGATGGCGGTCGAGTTCGCGCATCTGGATGTACGGGTCAACGCGGTCGCGCCGGGTGAGATCGAGACCGCGATGCTGTCGCCGGAATACGACGACCTGGTGCCGCGCATACCGCTCGGCAAAATGGGAACGCCCGAGGATGTGGCCGGCACGATCTTTTACCTGTGCGGCGACGACTCCCGCTATGTCACGGGGTCAGAGATTATGATCACCGGTGGTCAACATTTGATATAGTGCCGCGCACGCGTATGGGGATCCGCGAAGGAGGGACCTGAATGTCTGAGAAGAACATTACGGACCT
This window contains:
- a CDS encoding SDR family oxidoreductase, yielding MADVQTMKTVVVTGASRGIGHVTVIRFVREGWRVISCSRDDIPFDRKVEDSPHRHIPTDLADQDEIAAFVEEANAIIGDGPVHALVNNAGVSPKTDFKERLGTLNGSMDHWRNVFDLNFFAPLVLARGLAAPLHRGKGAIVNVTSIVGHRVHPFAGSAYACSKAALSALTREMAVEFAHLDVRVNAVAPGEIETAMLSPEYDDLVPRIPLGKMGTPEDVAGTIFYLCGDDSRYVTGSEIMITGGQHLI